The proteins below come from a single Rosa rugosa chromosome 2, drRosRugo1.1, whole genome shotgun sequence genomic window:
- the LOC133731773 gene encoding uncharacterized protein LOC133731773, whose product MGTLIGHVVPGFGFVLIGLWHLFNHIKLHLQHPNSYTAPTWFPASKFKYSELLLIILGSSASIAMELFISPEKHQPFDDDGTIPSNHLHNFEHATISMTFLVYAAFAIVLDKLAPRAQHGLTQLLGAIAFGQQLLLFHLHSTDHMGPEGQFHWLLQLVILVSLTTTLMGIGFPKSFLVSFVRSLSIFFQGLWFIVMGVMLWTPGLISKGCFLNDEDGHKVVRCQSEEARHRALSLVNLQFSWFLIVVAVFGVAFYLVLIKFYGEKVEYFTLRSDREYEEDDDVESQKKSNVGDSTSFVDHMGKTAFAPIDMER is encoded by the coding sequence ATGGGTACTTTAATTGGGCATGTAGTACCAGGCTTTGGTTTTGTTCTAATTGGATTATGGCACCTCTTCAACCACATCAAGCTCCATCTTCAACATCCCAACTCCTACACAGCACCAACATGGTTTCCCGCCTCCAAGTTCAAGTACTCGGAGCTCTTGTTGATCATCTTAGGTTCATCAGCCTCCATTGCCATGGAACTCTTCATCAGCCCCGAAAAACACCAACCGTTCGACGACGACGGGACCATCCCTTCAAACCATCTCCACAACTTCGAGCACGCCACAATCTCCATGACTTTCTTGGTCTACGCTGCCTTTGCTATCGTTCTCGACAAATTAGCCCCTAGAGCTCAGCATGGTCTGACCCAACTCCTCGGAGCCATAGCCTTTGGTCAGCAACTGCTTCTCTTTCACCTTCACTCTACTGACCACATGGGACCTGAAGGCCAATTCCACTGGCTTCTTCAGCTTGTGATTCTTGTCTCCTTGACCACAACCCTAATGGGAATTGGTTTTCCCAAGAGCTTCTTGGTCAGCTTTGTGAGGTCACTCAGCATATTCTTCCAAGGTCTCTGGTTTATAGTCATGGGGGTCATGCTTTGGACACCTGGGTTGATTTCCAAAGGTTGTTTCCTAAATGATGAAGACGGTCACAAAGTGGTTAGGTGCCAAAGCGAGGAGGCACGTCACAGAGCCCTGTCCTTGGTGAATCTTCAGTTCAGTTGGTTCTTGATTGTAGTTGCCGTTTTTGGGGTGGCTTTCTATTTGGTTTTGATTAAGTTCTACGGTGAAAAGGTGGAGTACTTTACTCTGCGAAGTGACCGTGaatatgaagaagatgatgatgtggAATCTCAGAAGAAAAGTAATGTTGGAGACTCAACGAGTTTTGTGGATCATATGGGAAAAACAGCCTTTGCGCCAATAGACATGGAAAggtag